In a genomic window of uncultured Flavobacterium sp.:
- a CDS encoding 2TM domain-containing protein: MRHLANEQKVAQINPEKGFRIHLLVFVLSIPAIWLIWFFTDRTYLWPLWQTAAWGTGLLFHYLGVLVFRSKKTI; encoded by the coding sequence ATGAGACATTTAGCAAACGAGCAAAAAGTTGCTCAAATCAATCCGGAAAAAGGTTTCAGAATTCACTTATTAGTATTCGTATTAAGTATTCCAGCCATTTGGTTGATCTGGTTTTTTACAGACAGAACGTATTTATGGCCTTTGTGGCAAACCGCTGCATGGGGAACCGGTTTATTGTTTCATTATCTGGGAGTTTTAGTTTTCAGAAGTAAAAAAACAATTTAA